One window from the genome of Longimicrobiaceae bacterium encodes:
- a CDS encoding DUF5916 domain-containing protein gives MSPRRIAAFAALLALPCPALAQQAADSAERAEPGPAGVRAVTGVRLAGASPVIDGRLDDEAWAAAEPATGFVQMRPAPGKAATERTEARVVYGDDAVYVAMRMYDSAPDSVAAQLARRDASGVYSDWAHVLIDSYNDRRTGFRFSVNPRGVKKDVLHYDDTSEDVNWDAVWEVGTRVDSLGWTAEFRIPLSQLRYSGSADGERVWGVNFAREIARRGEWAWWSPVLPSVAGMVSQAGELHGLRGIRTVRRLEVLPYSVASVTRAPGDAANPFYSRNDPGVNAGVDVRYGLTSNLTLSATLNPDFGQVEADPAQFNLSAYESYFSEKRPFFMEGSNIFSFGVGTDDNSGEALFYSRRIGRVPQRRVNPGDGWLVAPDATTILGAAKVTGKTAGGWTLGLLDAVTGEESARLAARGGATTAEAVEPLTNYLVGSLSRDFRRGGSAIGMMATATNRNLDGRDEFAFLRSSAYSAGVRGRHRFASNTWEANGYLAGSHIRGSEESILRVQQSSAHYFQRPDADHLEVDPTRTSLTGAVASVWVGKNGGSKLRGGFGGHLRTPGLELNDLGFMGEADQVQAFASWRYEQFEPQGIFRNWSLGLNPFSMWTTGGERIYTQLGHWANFQLKNFWGGGWWTGRRFDALSNGSLRGGPAIVRPGGQRFNVWVNSDSRKPVRGSVSFWSGYENDGGGWDYGVGPSVSYRPSSQLNVSVGPSFNRNHSTWQYVAQRGPAEDRRYVLSQMDQTTVSLSTRLNYTISPTLSLELYAQPFVSAGTYERFMEVQDPRASRFRDRFHVLGADEIRFNEEKGVFEVNRTGGEKPDYAFSKPDFNFKQLRSNAVVRWEYRPGSTLFVVWSQGRTDYLQDGSFGFGRDFGRLMGLDNDYSVPSTNVLMVKFSYWLNL, from the coding sequence ATGTCCCCCCGCCGTATCGCGGCCTTCGCCGCACTCCTCGCCCTCCCCTGCCCCGCCCTGGCGCAGCAGGCCGCCGACTCCGCGGAGCGCGCCGAGCCCGGGCCCGCCGGCGTCCGCGCCGTCACGGGGGTCCGCCTGGCCGGGGCGTCGCCGGTGATCGACGGGCGGCTGGACGACGAGGCCTGGGCCGCCGCCGAGCCCGCCACCGGCTTCGTGCAGATGCGCCCCGCCCCGGGCAAGGCCGCCACCGAGCGCACCGAGGCGCGGGTGGTGTACGGCGACGACGCGGTGTACGTCGCCATGCGGATGTACGACTCCGCCCCGGACTCGGTGGCCGCACAGCTCGCCCGCCGGGACGCCAGCGGGGTGTACTCCGACTGGGCGCACGTGCTGATCGACTCCTACAACGACCGGCGCACCGGCTTCCGCTTCTCCGTGAACCCGCGGGGGGTGAAGAAGGACGTGCTGCACTACGACGACACGTCGGAGGACGTCAACTGGGATGCGGTGTGGGAGGTGGGGACGCGCGTGGACTCGCTGGGGTGGACGGCGGAGTTCCGCATCCCGCTCTCGCAGCTCCGCTACAGCGGGAGCGCGGACGGCGAGCGGGTGTGGGGGGTGAACTTCGCCCGCGAGATCGCGAGGCGCGGCGAGTGGGCCTGGTGGTCGCCGGTGCTCCCCAGCGTCGCCGGGATGGTGTCGCAGGCCGGCGAGCTGCACGGCCTGCGCGGCATCCGCACGGTGCGGCGGCTGGAGGTGCTCCCCTACAGCGTCGCCAGCGTCACCCGCGCCCCCGGCGACGCGGCCAACCCCTTCTACAGCCGCAACGATCCGGGCGTGAACGCGGGGGTGGACGTGCGCTACGGCCTCACCTCCAACCTGACGCTCTCGGCCACGCTGAACCCGGACTTCGGGCAGGTGGAGGCCGATCCCGCGCAGTTCAACCTCTCCGCCTACGAGAGCTACTTCTCCGAGAAGCGCCCCTTCTTCATGGAGGGGTCCAACATCTTCTCCTTCGGCGTGGGCACGGACGACAACTCCGGCGAGGCGCTCTTCTACTCGCGCCGCATCGGCCGGGTCCCGCAGCGCCGCGTGAACCCGGGCGACGGCTGGCTGGTGGCGCCGGACGCCACCACCATCCTGGGCGCGGCCAAGGTGACCGGGAAGACCGCCGGGGGGTGGACGCTGGGGCTGCTGGACGCGGTCACCGGCGAGGAGAGCGCCCGCCTGGCCGCCCGGGGGGGCGCGACCACCGCCGAGGCGGTGGAGCCGCTCACGAACTACCTGGTGGGGAGCCTTTCGCGCGACTTCCGCCGGGGCGGCAGCGCCATCGGGATGATGGCGACGGCCACGAACCGGAACCTCGACGGCCGGGACGAGTTCGCCTTCCTGCGCTCCTCCGCCTACTCCGCGGGAGTCCGGGGCCGGCACCGCTTCGCCAGCAACACCTGGGAGGCCAACGGCTACCTGGCCGGCAGCCACATCCGCGGCAGCGAGGAGTCCATCCTCCGCGTACAGCAGTCCTCCGCCCACTACTTCCAGCGCCCCGACGCGGACCACCTGGAGGTGGACCCCACCCGGACCTCCCTCACCGGCGCGGTCGCGAGCGTCTGGGTCGGGAAGAACGGCGGGAGCAAGCTGCGCGGGGGCTTCGGCGGGCACCTGCGCACCCCGGGGCTGGAGCTCAACGACCTGGGCTTCATGGGCGAGGCGGACCAGGTGCAGGCATTCGCCAGCTGGCGCTACGAGCAGTTCGAGCCGCAGGGGATCTTCCGGAACTGGAGCCTGGGGCTGAACCCCTTCTCCATGTGGACCACGGGCGGCGAGCGCATCTACACGCAGCTAGGCCACTGGGCCAACTTCCAGCTCAAGAACTTCTGGGGCGGCGGGTGGTGGACGGGACGGCGCTTCGATGCGCTGAGCAACGGCTCGCTCCGCGGCGGCCCCGCCATCGTGCGCCCCGGCGGACAGCGCTTCAACGTCTGGGTGAACTCGGACAGCCGCAAGCCGGTCCGCGGGAGCGTGAGCTTCTGGAGCGGCTACGAGAACGACGGGGGCGGGTGGGACTACGGGGTCGGGCCGAGCGTCTCCTACCGTCCCTCGTCGCAGCTCAACGTGTCCGTGGGTCCGTCGTTCAACCGGAACCACAGCACCTGGCAGTACGTGGCGCAGCGAGGCCCGGCGGAAGACCGGCGGTACGTCCTTTCGCAGATGGACCAGACCACCGTGAGCCTGTCCACCCGGCTGAACTACACCATCAGCCCCACGCTCTCGCTGGAGCTCTACGCGCAGCCCTTCGTCAGCGCCGGGACGTACGAGCGCTTCATGGAGGTGCAGGATCCGCGGGCGTCGCGCTTCCGCGACCGCTTCCACGTCCTGGGTGCGGATGAGATCCGGTTCAACGAGGAGAAGGGCGTCTTCGAGGTGAACCGGACCGGCGGCGAGAAGCCGGACTACGCCTTCTCGAAGCCCGACTTCAACTTCAAGCAGCTGCGCTCCAACGCGGTGGTCCGCTGGGAGTACCGCCCGGGATCCACGCTCTTCGTGGTGTGGAGCCAGGGCCGCACGGACTACCTGCAGGACGGCTCCTTCGGCTTCGGCCGCGACTTCGGACGGCTGATGGGGCTGGACAACGACTACTCGGTCCCGTCCACCAACGTGCTGATGGTGAAGTTCAGCTACTGGCTGAACCTGTAG